A DNA window from Ornithodoros turicata isolate Travis chromosome 10, ASM3712646v1, whole genome shotgun sequence contains the following coding sequences:
- the LOC135370972 gene encoding syntaxin-1A-like produces MTKDRLAALKAAQGDDDVAVTVEDGTAFMDEFFAEVEEIRENIDKIQANVEEVKKKHSAILSAPQTDEKVKQELEDLMADIKKTANKVRAKLKVMEQNIEQLEQTQMMSADFRIRKTQHSMLSQKFVEVMTDYNKTQTDYRERCKARIQRQLEITGRMTTNEELEEMLESGNPAIFTQGIIMETQQAKQTLADIEARHADIIKLENSIRELHDMFMDMAMLVESQGEMIDRIEYHVEHARDYIETAKQDTKKALVYQSKARRKCIILIAIAVVLVVIIIIIIAVNLK; encoded by the exons ATGACCAAGGATAGACTCGCCGCCCTCAAAGCG GCTCAAGGGGATGACGATGTTGCAGTTACAGTTGAAGATGGGACTGCGTTCATGGATGAATTTTTTGCGGAG GTGGAGGAGATCCGGGAGAACATCGACAAAATACAAGCAAACGTGGAGGAAGTCAAAAAGAAACACAGTGCCATCCTGTCAGCTCCTCAGACAGACGAAA AGGTGAAACAGGAGCTAGAAGACTTGATGGCGGACATCAAGAAGACTGCCAACAAAGTGAGAGCAAAATTAAAAG TGATGGAGCAGAACATTGAACAACTTGAGCAAACTCAAATGATGTCTGCAGACTTCAGGATACGCAAAACCCAG CACTCCATGTTGTCACAAAAGTTTGTGGAAGTTATGACAGACTACAACAAGACGCAGACGGATTACCGAGAACGATGCAAGGCACGCATTCAACGACAGCTTGAAATAA CTGGCCGTATGACAACCAACGAAGAACTTGAAGAGATGCTTGAAAGTGGAAATCCAGCTATCTTCACGCAGGGT ATTATCATGGAGACGCAGCAGGCAAAACAGACGCTGGCAGACATTGAGGCACGCCATGCAGACATCATAAAGCTGGAGAACAGCATTCGAGAGTTACATGACATGTTCATGGACATGGCCATGCTCGTAGAGAGCCAG GGGGAAATGATCGACAGGATTGAATACCATGTTGAACATGCAAGGGACTACATAGAAACGGCCAAACAGGACACTAAAAAGGCGTTGGTTTATCAAAGCAAGGCTCGCAGG AAATGCATCATCCTCATCGCCATCGCTGTTGTGCTGGTAGtgataattataataataattgccGTGAACTTAAAGTGA